The Hevea brasiliensis isolate MT/VB/25A 57/8 chromosome 9, ASM3005281v1, whole genome shotgun sequence nucleotide sequence CAAACCAGCTCAACTTGATGTGAATTCTCATAGCTACGAAGATGCACTTTCTTCATGTGACATTATCCCTTCTTTTTTTACTTGTTTTGTCCAACGTTTCAAGACATATTGCTTAGGAATTTCTGTTATAAACTCCTAGTTCAAAACCCTCAAAGCATGAGAACATAGCATTGTACATTACCAAGCACAGTCCTCAAAGGTTAATTGAGAGTTCTTCATTCATCAATGGGGTTTTCCACCTACCCATCTCATTACAATGCAATTAAGAAACTGTTTTTCAAACAATTTATAAATATCATGAGTGTAAACTTTTGATGCATGCTTGAATCAGAATTCCACTTGTTTTTAATTTCTTACTGCTATATGAGATGTTTCCCATTTACATTGAAAATCTAATACTGAACTGATCTTTAGAACTTATTGTTTGAAAAGCCATAAAAAACTTTGTCAAACTCATTCGTGATGCAGTTCCTATCCCTTCCAAAACACCATTTacactctcactcctttgagaAGATGTCATCCCACTAGAGAAAGTACCTCTACTCAATGTTAGCTGAAGACCATTTGGACCAAGTCTCATCTAGTGATCAGTTCATCCATTTCATTCTAAGTGCTTTCAAATTCTGTTCAGCCTCACACACCTTTTAAAACAATAGTAAAACAAGTCTGCAAACATGTTCTACTTAAAAGGAATGCATGTTAATTTTTTTGTGGATTACAATTATCATGAACAAATACGTGATCAGcagtaaaattttaatatataaatatgtaatttTGGAGGGTGATTTTGCATTTTCCAGAGAGAAGAGAAGAGTGGGGGAGACAAAGACAAAAGCGGTGGAGCAGTTGGTCACATCAGAAGGGGACCGCTTGGTTGTATTCGTGGAGGCTTATAGAAGGAGCCAAACCAAAGGGGGGAGGTGGAGCACCACCTATGTGGAAAAGAGCGTGCTCTTACGCACCACCGTTTGCCGACGAGAATATTTAAAAGCTAGTCATGAGCAAAACAAACAAAAATTGGGTCCTACAACTTTCTAGCCCTTTTTTACTTGGTCGTGAGAAATACTCGCTTGGATAGAGAATGAGAATAGTATTATTCTCCTACTCAGTTCCACTAACCAGCAAGCACTTGTGTAAAAAGGCATCTGCTGGTTGGCTGGCCAAGGCCAAGAGATGGCCAATGTAGGTGGCAAGAAGAACTTGCAGACACTCGCCCATGGTTGATCTCATTATTGAAGATTCAACTTCTTACGTGGTTCCAGCTCATTGGAGGAACCACCTTTGAGTTTTTGTACACCGGCTTTAATAAGGAGATGAGAAAAATGTACAGCAGACAATACTTAATAAtgtagggaaaaaaaaaaaagaaaaagaggctTCACATAATGAAAAAAGTAAAaagttataatttattattttaatgaaaattcaTAAATACACATATAAAATAGgcctaatattaaaaaaatttaaagctttactcatttttataattataattaattttttttattaatattagcctaatttaaaagtttaatatttattataatttaataaaaattaaaattatgagacACTAAtgtgataaaaatattatttttttaatataattttactaaCGTGACAtaaatttttatgttaataattaacTAACATTAATAGTTAATAATTAAAGAATTAAAAGTCAATAATCCAATAAAATTAAAAGTCTTTATTTTTAACGTtacaattgtaatttcaataattaattatataatttgaaacttaaactCAAATCAACATGTGGTAAATACcaaaaattaacttatttttattCGTTCaaacatatattaattaaattaatctctCAAAATTGAAATTCATCTTTATAATATAGTACATGTTTGcaattcaattttcatttttatagttcaatttcttaatttaaacCCCAATTAATAAGTTGGGTAGAAAAATCTTCCCTAGTTAACCCTACAATAGAAGGAGGTTATAATATGTAGTGTTAGTGTCCGGTGAAAGCTTGATACCCCCTGCAATATATGGACGGTCCAAACAAATGGCTGCTTGGTGGTAGAGTTGCAGAGTTTAGCTGGTGTTGCTAAGGAAGTCTTTGTTGACCAATGGCATCATGCCACGTATTGAAATCAGGTGGTCGCCAAGCACACAGTTCCTGGATTCCTTGAGATCATTACCTGTTGAATAGTGTAGGAGAGGGAGACTGCCCAATTAGAAAGCGTTGTAACAGTGTGAGGGTCCCACATTCCCCAAGTTGCCCCCATTTTGATTTTACTTTCTCATTTCATCATCTGAACCGTTCCTTTGGCGGCTACCTATTGAAACTGACCATAACAGAACAAGAAAaagcataaataaataaataaataatcactTAGATCAGGAGTGGTTGATCCTTTTATATGTTGTTCTATCGGACGGTCTAGATCAGTAGTTCAGAACAGGCGAGCTTCTATCTCTGCTCGTGAGTAAGCCAAATTCTCAACAAATAAGAGCATTTAAGCACTACTCTCATGCAATAAGATCAACTAAAACTTttacattttttattatattttttaaaaatcttaaaatttGAGTTACagtcaaaattaaataaaaatataatttttattatatttttaaataaatgtagAAAAACCAGAGCAACAAAGTGAGTAACAATTTATTTATACAATAGGAAGGAACTTTTTCCATTGTTGCAGTATACACAGACCCCATTCCCTCCAATCACAGCCCACCACCTTCAGTGTctgtctgtctctctctctctctcagattTTAGCAAAAAGCTTAGATTCATTCCTTGGGCTGGGTACCTCTTTGCTTTTGAGCTTCTTATTAGCGTTGTGGTCTCTCTCATTCCATAGGAGCAGTgcctatatattttctttttctttcttctcttttctttgttGCTCATACCTGAAGGAAAAGGAGGAAAGCAGAGAGATCTTTTCCCAGCTTTTTCTTTTTTCGCTTCTCCAACTCCCTCAGAGAATCACTGTCTAACCTGTTTTCCCATCTGGGTTTTCCATTTCCACtttttttctttcaaaaattttAGCTTCTCTCtagtttctttttctttattttcctacTCCTGCTTGGAGATATCGAAGAACTTGAAGCTCTAAAAAGAGAAGCTTTACTCAAGCTTTCATCTTTTCAAATTCTTGGCTTCTTCTATCTCGGTTCCTGAGAATTGTTTCTGGGTTTTACTGTCTTGCTATAAGAAGTCTTCCCTGTTTGCTTCCCACGGAAGTTTAAGTGGGTATAGATCTCACTAGTGGTTCTAGGGTTCCATCTTGGAATGTTTTAAgagtatttttagttttattagaaatggtttttactaattttgtttgatttttagAAAGTTGGGTCTTTTATAGATTCCTCAGGGGTATGACTGCACCACGAAAAAAGCTATTCTGATTCCTTTTAAATGCTTCCTGATTTAACACTGATATTTTTGTGGCGAAACCTCTACCTCTCTGCATTTCCTATCTgggttctttttcttttttttttcctctgttTCACCAAATACAGCGCCTCTAGCCAATTCTTCATTTAAGAATTTCAGATTTGTTCCAATTCTCTGGCATGTTACAATAGTTTTGCCTCTTAATTGGACGCAATGAAGTGGGAAATGGAAGTTCTTTCGCCTGCATCATATCATTCAAGCACAAATTGGCTAATAGAAGAGAGCAAGAGCACCAAATGGACTCCAGCAGAGAACAAGATTTTTGAGAATGCTCTAGCAGTCTACGATAAGGACACTCCTGATAGATGGCACAGGGTTGCTGCTATGCTTCCTGGGAAAACCGTTGGGGATGTCATAAAGCAGTACAGGGAATTAGAAGTTGATGTTAGCAATATAGAGGCGGGGCTGATTCCAATTCCTGGATATAGAACCTCTCCCTTCACATTGGATTGGGCTAGCAGTAATACCTATGATGGCTTCAAACAATCTTATGCTCTTGGTGGGAAGAGATCTCCGTCAGGTCGGCCCGCTGATCAGGAGAGAAAGAAAGGAGTTCCATGGACGGAGGAGGAGCACAAGTAAGTTTTTCCTTGCATATTTATGTCAGGTGCTCATATTCTATGACTATTTTTCAAAAACAAGTTTCCATGTCCAATTCCAGCAGTTTTTAGCTAAATTTTATGTATTAGGATGGGAAAATATCAATTTGAgaggagagaaaaagaaaaatgtttatCCTTTGAAATCTTGGTTTCTCTTGATTTTAAGGATTGTGAATATGGTGAAAAGCTGTGGCAGTGCTGGTACATTGTTTTAGGTAGAGAACGTAATTTGTGTTAGAATCTAATCTGGAAGAGAACATAATTGTACTAagattcttttaattattttttctgttGGAGATTGTACTGTAAACATGTTTTTGGCAGCCGCCAGAACTTCGTTTCAAAAAATTCTAATGATTTTACAATTGCAAATTCCTTGTAAAATTCTACTGCCTGCCACAAATCATAAATATTCAATTTGTTGCAGGTTGTTCCTGATGGGCTTGAAAAAGTATGGCAAAGGAGACTGGAGAAATATATCGCGGAATTTTGTTGTAACTAGAACGCCAACTCAGGTGGCTAGTCATGCACAGAAGTATTTTATCAGGCAGCTTTCAGGAGGGAAAGATAAGAGAAGAGCTAGTATTCATGATATAACAACTGTCAACCTTAATGACGTGAGAACTCCATCGCCGGACAATAAAAGATCACCACCTTCACCTGATCAATCTACTGTGCTTTCGCAGCAGTCCAATGCTGTTGCCATGCCTAGAACACATTTTCAATGGAATCAACCCAATAGTGAAGCAACCATGGCTTTCAGTGCAACAAATGGGAATATTTTCATGGCTTCTCCTTATGGAATTAACTCATATGGGCTTAAAATGCAAGCTCACAATCTGCATAGAGGTGCTGTTCATGAATCTTTTATCGCACCTCAAAGTATAGCTTTTCCGATGCAATCTGCACAGCACTACTCTTATGGATGAGAGTGCTATGGCTTTGATTTCTCCAATGCCACCTCTTCTTGTAGTTTCATTGGTATAGCTGTGTCTGTGCTCTCCTTTTTCATTTTAacccttttttcctttttctttttcgggGATCTTTTTGTATATGTCATCAAGAAGTCAAGTTTAGTCCATAGCTGGTACTTGAAACTTGAAGGATAAAGGATTCTGTTTTGCTTGGCATTTCAATCTGTTAATTATGAGACTGAGAGGGAAGATTCTCCAATCTGGGTAATTCTTAAATGTAGGAGTAGGATCATCCGTTCAATGTATAGAGTGGTGAGCTCTATCCAAATGAGCATGGGGAATGTGTTCAATCGATATATTTGTTGTAAAAGGGTGCAGAAAATGATTCTGAAGTAAGACTAGACTTCACAGTTCCCTGCTTGCTTGCCTGCCTGCCCCATGATCTGATACCTTAAGAAAGTTCCTCCGAGATAAGATAATAAGAATGCGGAAAGAGATTTGTATGCATCAATATGCCAACCTATGGAATTCCAAGCCCACGCAAAGAATATGAAATAAAGGGATCTGCACGAACTAAGATGTCCAAGCATCTTCAATTATAAGTTAAAAGCTTAGCATTTTTATAGCTATTTCTATAGTTGATGATGCATAGTAAGGTCATGAATTCTATGTGCATATTGTTAGTAATGTATAATCTGTTAAAAATAATCAAGAAACTACTCAATTGTATGTTTCCTTTTCTTTGTCTCCTCTCCCTGCCCGCGGCGCCGCCCCCCCCTGCAACAAAAATCTTTCAGCTTCACGGATCATCCATTTCAGCAATAAGAGAACAGAACTCCTGAATTTGCTGCAAGGACAGAACTATGGTTGTGAATTGGTATCAGTGGTTTTGCAATCCGCACTAGGAATGTCCAAGCTTAAACCATGTCTCTACTTTTGGATCCAACTCCATTAATGCCCATTTATTGTAAGAGTTGAGTTGAACAAAGTAGACTGAATGTTTAAATCATACTGGGGTGAGTTACAAGCAATTTTAAGTTGGATTTCCATGGTATCTATAATCTAATTACCGACTTTTGTTCATAAACCTTTCAAGACTCTTTCACTAATCAAATTTTTCAGACGCCCAAAATGGCCTAGTTGAATGTAGAGGCTGACTCTACATTCCACTAAATGAAGCAGCACATCTTCAAttctatttccttttattttttttctttaatttaataataataatgataattattattattattattattattattattattattattattattatttttgcgttaaaagatctttctaatgagatccTCTTCGAAAGGGGAACCCTTTTAGGGTTATAAATTATTGATTAAATTAGCATAATATAGTACAAAGCAGGAATCAGGCCTGCTTACACATgtaataaattaatcaattaatttgatTTGTGGGTTATCTTTAATTATAACACCCTTAGATTGTCAATCCTTGGTGCCAAGACTGTTGCACTTGCACAAGAATGTTTCCAAGTCCGTAAAAGCAACATTATATTGTGATTCCCATTGTACGGCTCCAACAAAACCATATTGCACATTATAAAAATTCACTATTATCTATATAGGAAGCTTCAATTATGAGCCCATCTTAGGAGACATACTGTCTTTGCTTTTCACTAGGTGAAAAGAAC carries:
- the LOC131183104 gene encoding transcription factor DIVARICATA-like: MKWEMEVLSPASYHSSTNWLIEESKSTKWTPAENKIFENALAVYDKDTPDRWHRVAAMLPGKTVGDVIKQYRELEVDVSNIEAGLIPIPGYRTSPFTLDWASSNTYDGFKQSYALGGKRSPSGRPADQERKKGVPWTEEEHKLFLMGLKKYGKGDWRNISRNFVVTRTPTQVASHAQKYFIRQLSGGKDKRRASIHDITTVNLNDVRTPSPDNKRSPPSPDQSTVLSQQSNAVAMPRTHFQWNQPNSEATMAFSATNGNIFMASPYGINSYGLKMQAHNLHRGAVHESFIAPQSIAFPMQSAQHYSYG